One window of Nicotiana tomentosiformis chromosome 11, ASM39032v3, whole genome shotgun sequence genomic DNA carries:
- the LOC138902043 gene encoding uncharacterized protein — MTSTTSNEFEFTPLASSPLFLHPSDVPGISLLKKLWDELTIMSSNHAKNCNCVAKPGLEQEEEDNRVHQFLMGLNETYVNVRSNILLMNPLPSLDNVYNILLQHKKQRQVIPTTHFGYDMASFHASSNNKPPSQPNINKQYNQRVDFDQSNQRMNLGKYGTAANIESSNSGVPDTPTTFGSVGQDSMIPQLTKEQCSQLWMLLQNSALDSNSQTNLMGSANFAYNISTLPMSDCDSFAACMLYIIIRSIWIVYSGATDHMTSSKDFCFDIKPLLVPYLVSLPNGYKVKVTCIGSLTLSPSFVLHHVLYIPSFQYNLISVYRKKLLELGRVHHGLYKLLPLTTSSSYTSSHTTVLPKLNYIIISDLTANVLFMHSSPASSLSDTIPAVNNSPLNNTVPIVSDSTTSTLSCANSDVSCMNSMNVVTSSDILWHHRLGHIPFAKMKVILAISPTISFPKCQMDKFQPRAVPCVFIGYPFGKKGYKLYNLENKSVLISRDVNFHEDVFPFHLSISPYSTSSLLSTSPSPIISDPSILQIQEAMRKEFEVLEANHTCDIVDLSQGKKPIGCKWVYKIKYKTDGSVERYKARLVARGNTQVEGIDFDETLSPVVKMCNVICLIAFAVKHNWSLFQLDVSNAFLHWDLDEEVYMRLPQGLSVDSSLIASSSSSSSSSSSSSSPNLVCKLKKFLTTASSIFLAVYVDDIILTGDDMAEITALKSFLDA; from the exons TTGTGTTGCTAAGCCTGGTCTGGAGCAGGAAGAAGAAGATAATAGGGTGCATCAATTTCTAATGGGTTTGAACGAGACATATGTTAATGTTAGGAGCAATATTTTGCTCATGAATCCACTGCCTTCACTTGACAATGTCTATAACATTCTTTTACAACATAAAAAACAAAGACAAGTTATTCCTACTACTCATTTTGGTTATGATATGGCTTCTTTCCATGCAAGTTCCAACAATAAGCCTCCTTCTCAAccaaatatcaacaaacaatacAACCAGAGAGTTGATTTTGATCAATCCAATCAAAGGATGAATCTTGG GAAGTATGGTACTGCTGCCAACATTGAATCTTCTAATTCTGGAGTTCCTGATACTCCTACTACCTTTGGATCTGTTGGTCAAGACTCTATGATACCTCAACTGACAAAGGAACAATGCAGTCAACTGTGGATGCTTCTACAAAATTCAGCTTTGGACTCTAACTCTCAGACAAATCTTATGGGATCTGCAAACTTTGCTTATAACATATCTACTCTACCTATGTCTGATTGTGATAGCTTTGCTGCATGCATGTTGTATATTATTATTAGGAGTATTTGGATAGTATATTCAGGAGCAACTGACCATATGACATCTAGTAAAGATTTCTGTTTTGACATTAAACCCCTTCTTGTACCCTATTTAGTTTCTTTGCCAAATGGATACAAAGTGAAAGTAACATGCATTGGTTCACTTACTTTGTCTCCTTCCTTTGTTTTGCATCATGTGCTCTATATTCCATCATTTCAATACAATCTCATATCTGTTTATAG GAAGAAGCTTCTGGAACTTGGTAGAGTACACCATGGTCTTTACAAGCTTCTTCCACTCACCACTTCTAGCTCTTATACTTCTAGTCATACTACTGTTCTCCCTAAACTAAATTATATCATTATTTCAGATTTGACTGCTAATGTACTTTTCATGCATTCATCCCCTGCCTCTTCCCTAAGTGATACTATACCAGCTGTAAATAATTCACCTTTGAATAATACTGTACCAATTGTGTCTGATAGTACTACTTCTACTCTTTCTTGTGCAAACTCTGATGTTTCTTGTATGAATTCTATGAATGTTGTAACTAGTTCAGATATTCTTTGGCATCATAGATTGGGTCACATCCCATTTGCTAAAATGAAGGTCATTCTTGCTATTTCTCCTACTATTTCCT TTCCCAAATGCCAAATGGACAAGTTTCAGCCAAGGGCTGTCCCTTGTGTGTTCATTGGTTAcccttttgggaagaagggctATAAGCTTTACAATTTGGAAAATAAGTCTGTACTTATTTCCAGGGATGTCAATTTTCATGAAGATGTTTTTCCATTTCATCTCTCAATCTCTCCTTATTCCACATCTTCTCTTTTATCTACTTCTCCATCTCCTATCATTTCTGACCCTTCGATTCTTCAGAT TCAAGAGGCCATGAGGAAAGAGTTTGAGGTTTTGGAAGCTAATCACACATGTGACATTGTTGACTTGTCTCAAGGTAAGAAaccaattgggtgcaaatgggtttACAAAATTAAGTATAAGACTGATGGTTCTGTGGAGAGGTATAAGGCGAGGCTAGTGGCTAGAGGTAACACTCAAGTAGAGGGTATAGACTTTGATGAAACATTATCACCTGTTGTAAAAATGTGTAATGTTATATGCCTCATTGCTTTTGCTGTCAAACATAATTGGTCATTGTTTCAATTGGATGTGAGTAACGCATTTTTGCATTGGGACTTAGATGAGGAAGTCTACATGCGGTTGCCACAAGGTCTTTctgttgattcttctcttattgcctcttcttcttcttcttcttcttcttcttcttcttcttcttctcctaatTTGGTTTGCAAATTAAAGAAATTCTT aaCTACTGCTTCCTCTATTTTCCTTGCTGTCTATGTGGATGATATCATCCTCACTGGGGATGACATGGCTGAAATCACTGCCTTAAAGAGTTTTCTGGATGCTTAG